In Microbulbifer sp. GL-2, the following are encoded in one genomic region:
- a CDS encoding phenylacetaldoxime dehydratase family protein, which translates to MKNRPGNFEPPYPSWELALPPEAWYVQCQVALQLMDGKLNDLLFSRLANSLSLAEGLLHFERAGHIDSQGAYNDIAITYWTCEDSMNEWLPKGISELAVNIREGCGFWYEALAVPRSHFEVSASMPIADWGLFRHFEVCEQRDHAYWGAMRDRIAAAENDGLPGHLKKLEPVLLAEQSGEEIMLPENACMIRTVQGYSTVSSVERETYVEKLFPKYEQGVRYLAENPIKSRCLSARLLQDEKPARGRPDTETIAWFVSLKDLENWVHNHHTHKAIYTAAQQHAVRFAPEMHLLLSHEVAVVPRGKGKAMYRGCHPGTGLRRFLR; encoded by the coding sequence ATGAAAAACCGTCCAGGTAATTTTGAACCTCCATACCCTTCTTGGGAGTTGGCTCTTCCTCCTGAGGCATGGTATGTACAGTGCCAGGTTGCTTTACAGTTGATGGATGGCAAGCTAAATGATTTGCTATTTAGTCGCCTGGCAAATTCTTTGTCTCTTGCTGAGGGCTTACTACATTTTGAGCGCGCAGGTCATATTGACTCTCAGGGTGCTTATAATGATATCGCCATTACATACTGGACCTGTGAAGACTCCATGAATGAGTGGCTGCCCAAGGGAATTAGTGAGTTGGCGGTAAATATCAGGGAGGGGTGTGGGTTCTGGTATGAAGCACTGGCTGTTCCACGCAGCCATTTCGAAGTCTCGGCATCTATGCCAATAGCGGACTGGGGCCTTTTTCGACATTTTGAAGTTTGTGAGCAAAGAGATCATGCTTATTGGGGAGCTATGCGTGATCGTATTGCTGCAGCCGAGAATGATGGACTTCCAGGCCATTTAAAAAAACTGGAGCCAGTATTGCTAGCAGAACAATCAGGTGAAGAGATCATGCTGCCTGAAAATGCCTGCATGATCCGAACTGTGCAGGGTTATTCAACGGTAAGTTCTGTCGAGCGGGAAACCTACGTAGAGAAGTTATTCCCAAAATATGAGCAGGGAGTAAGGTATCTTGCTGAAAATCCAATTAAATCTCGCTGTCTCAGTGCGCGTCTTTTACAAGATGAGAAGCCGGCACGGGGAAGGCCCGATACAGAGACAATAGCCTGGTTTGTCTCACTGAAAGACTTGGAAAACTGGGTACATAATCACCACACGCACAAAGCTATCTACACAGCGGCTCAACAACATGCAGTACGTTTTGCCCCTGAGATGCACCTGCTGTTAAGTCATGAGGTTGCTGTGGTTCCCCGGGGTAAGGGAAAGGCCATGTACAGAGGGTGCCATCCTGGAACCGGATTGAGGCGATTTCTGAGGTAA
- the glnA gene encoding glutamate--ammonia ligase, whose amino-acid sequence MSAKTLGLINESEAKWVDLRFTDTKGKEQHVSIPVSEIDGEFFEEGKMFDGSSIAGWKGINESDMILMPDDETAFLDPFTDESTVIIRCNIVDPITGQGYERDPRSIAMRAEEYLKSTGLGDTALFGPEPEFFVFDDITWGAEMGGAFYKINSEEAAWSSGHNFSEGNIGHRPGVKGGYFPVPPVDSLHDVRAAMCSAMEQMGLQVEVHHHEVGTAGQCEIGVAANTLTKKADEVQILKYAVHNVAHAYGKTATFMPKPLVGDNGSGMHVHQSFTKDGVNQFAGDAYAGLSEAALYYIGGIVKHARALNAICNASTNSYKRLVPGFEAPVILAYSARNRSASIRIPYVTSPKGKRIETRFPDPTANPYLAFAALLMAGLDGIKNKIHPGDAADKDLYDLPPEELAEYPTVAASLEGALDALDKDREFLIEGGVFTNDAIDAYIELKREEVERLNMTTHPVEFDMYYSV is encoded by the coding sequence ATGTCAGCGAAAACGCTCGGTTTGATTAATGAAAGTGAAGCAAAATGGGTAGACCTGCGCTTCACCGATACCAAGGGTAAAGAGCAGCACGTTTCCATCCCAGTATCGGAAATTGACGGCGAGTTCTTCGAAGAAGGAAAGATGTTTGATGGTTCCTCCATCGCCGGCTGGAAGGGCATTAACGAGTCCGACATGATCCTGATGCCGGATGATGAAACTGCTTTCCTCGACCCCTTCACCGATGAGAGTACTGTAATTATTCGCTGTAACATCGTAGACCCGATCACCGGTCAGGGTTACGAGCGCGACCCCCGCTCCATCGCCATGCGCGCAGAGGAATACCTGAAGTCTACAGGCCTGGGTGATACCGCACTGTTTGGCCCCGAGCCCGAGTTCTTTGTCTTTGACGATATCACCTGGGGCGCCGAAATGGGCGGTGCCTTTTACAAGATCAACTCTGAAGAAGCGGCTTGGTCTTCTGGTCACAATTTCAGTGAAGGTAATATCGGCCACCGTCCCGGCGTTAAGGGTGGCTACTTCCCAGTTCCCCCGGTTGACTCCCTGCACGATGTGCGTGCTGCTATGTGTTCCGCTATGGAGCAAATGGGCCTGCAGGTAGAAGTGCACCACCACGAAGTTGGCACCGCTGGCCAGTGTGAGATTGGCGTAGCCGCCAATACCCTGACCAAGAAAGCGGACGAGGTACAGATTCTAAAATATGCAGTGCACAATGTAGCGCACGCCTACGGTAAGACTGCGACCTTCATGCCCAAGCCTCTGGTAGGTGACAATGGTTCCGGCATGCATGTACACCAGTCCTTCACCAAGGATGGTGTAAACCAGTTTGCTGGCGACGCATACGCGGGCCTGTCTGAGGCAGCCCTCTATTACATCGGCGGTATCGTGAAGCACGCACGCGCGCTGAACGCGATTTGTAACGCGTCCACTAACTCCTACAAGCGTCTGGTACCGGGCTTTGAAGCGCCGGTTATTCTGGCCTACTCCGCGCGCAACCGCTCCGCCTCTATCCGTATCCCGTATGTGACTTCGCCGAAGGGCAAGCGTATCGAGACCCGCTTCCCAGATCCGACCGCCAACCCTTATCTGGCGTTTGCCGCGCTGCTGATGGCGGGCCTCGACGGCATTAAGAACAAGATTCACCCCGGAGATGCCGCCGACAAGGACCTGTACGATCTGCCGCCGGAAGAGTTGGCCGAGTACCCGACCGTTGCTGCCAGCCTGGAAGGTGCCCTGGATGCATTGGATAAGGATCGCGAGTTCCTTATTGAAGGTGGGGTATTCACCAACGACGCGATCGATGCTTACATCGAGCTGAAACGCGAAGAAGTAGAGCGCTTGAATATGACCACTCACCCGGTCGAGTTCGACATGTACTACTCCGTGTAA
- the glnL gene encoding nitrogen regulation protein NR(II), with the protein MLKDRQLRQLLDNLTSAVLVLDDKLSLCYLNNAAEDLLAASSTRVIGLPLEEVVRESVDAQKALQSALSSGEKYTVRRARWRLHNLEARTVDYSVSPLPELGVLLVEVQAMDRLLRIAREDALLSTQETARNLVRGMAHEVKNPLGGIRGAAQLLQRELPDASLEEYTQIIIEEVDRLRNLVDRLLGPRQPVQLVDTNIHEILERVAQLLEAECGGELGIRRDYDPSIPDVPADREQLIQALLNIARNAMQSISESIGLTSGEMVLRTRVQRQFTIGRRNCPLVCRIEIEDNGSGIPEEIRERIFFPMISGRAEGSGLGLSISQNIINQHRGLIKCDSRPGRTVFQIYLPLATESANTGT; encoded by the coding sequence ATGCTCAAAGATCGCCAGTTGCGCCAGCTTCTAGACAACCTCACTTCAGCTGTCCTGGTGCTGGATGACAAGTTATCTCTCTGCTATCTGAACAACGCTGCCGAGGACCTGTTGGCGGCATCCAGCACTCGGGTCATTGGCCTGCCACTGGAAGAGGTGGTACGAGAGTCAGTAGATGCGCAAAAGGCCCTGCAGAGCGCTTTATCTAGCGGTGAAAAATACACTGTGCGACGTGCTCGTTGGCGCCTGCACAATCTGGAGGCGCGCACCGTAGATTACTCGGTAAGCCCGTTGCCGGAGCTGGGTGTCCTATTGGTTGAGGTGCAAGCGATGGACCGCCTTCTGCGCATTGCCCGCGAAGATGCACTGCTCAGCACTCAGGAAACCGCGCGCAATCTGGTGCGGGGTATGGCCCACGAAGTGAAAAATCCTCTCGGTGGTATTCGCGGCGCCGCACAACTTTTGCAACGGGAGTTGCCAGATGCCTCCCTCGAGGAGTACACCCAGATCATCATTGAGGAGGTGGATCGCCTGCGTAATTTGGTGGACCGCCTGCTGGGGCCGCGTCAACCGGTACAGTTGGTGGATACCAATATCCATGAAATTTTGGAGCGGGTGGCGCAGTTGCTGGAGGCGGAGTGTGGTGGTGAGCTGGGCATCCGCCGGGATTATGACCCCTCTATTCCCGATGTGCCGGCAGATCGTGAACAGCTGATTCAGGCATTGCTGAATATTGCCCGCAATGCCATGCAGTCAATTAGCGAGAGCATTGGCCTCACCAGCGGCGAAATGGTGTTACGCACCAGAGTACAGCGTCAATTCACTATCGGCCGGCGCAACTGCCCGCTGGTATGCCGCATTGAAATTGAAGATAACGGCTCGGGTATTCCCGAGGAGATTCGTGAGCGTATCTTTTTCCCGATGATTTCCGGGCGTGCCGAGGGTTCGGGGTTGGGCCTTTCCATATCGCAGAACATTATCAATCAGCATCGCGGCCTAATTAAGTGCGATAGCCGTCCCGGCCGCACTGTATTCCAGATTTATTTGCCACTTGCTACCGAATCAGCCAATACAGGAACCTAG
- the thiI gene encoding tRNA uracil 4-sulfurtransferase ThiI, giving the protein MHFVVKFFPEITIKSNPVRKRMSRQLKDNLQRLLRQLDDRIQVRKDWEKIDVIAPDAVAHLGGRIEEVLSHTPGIANFSRVRQFPLGDLHDMYEKTLAVWGPALKGKTFCVRVKRTGKHDFQSLDVEQYVGGGLNKNTEAAGVKLKNPDITVKLEVRHDKLNVIEVQHPGLGGFPLGTQDPVLSLVSGGFDSTVASYLMMKRGLRTHFLFFNLGGRQHELGVKEVAYYLWNKYGASHRVRFVTVPFDEVVAEILERVDDSHMGVILKRMMLRAADVISKELEVDAVVTGEAIAQVSSQTLKNLAVIDSVTNTLVLRPLITTDKTDIIRTSRAIGTEEFAANMPEYCGVISVKPTTRAKIEKVESEENRFDFTVLDRAISNRSIQNIDEVIEEVDGQAPEVEIREEPGSAVVLDIRHPDEEEMDPLELEGCEVQTIPFYRLNNSFAQLDQEREYLLYCARGVMSRLHASHLMDEGFRNVGVLRPQLPHRPEGIKK; this is encoded by the coding sequence ATGCACTTTGTCGTCAAGTTTTTCCCCGAGATCACCATCAAGAGTAACCCTGTGCGCAAGCGTATGTCGCGGCAGCTCAAGGACAACCTGCAGCGCCTGCTGCGCCAGCTGGACGATCGTATCCAGGTGCGCAAAGACTGGGAAAAGATCGATGTGATCGCCCCGGATGCCGTAGCCCACCTCGGTGGGCGTATCGAAGAGGTTCTCTCCCACACACCCGGCATCGCCAACTTCTCCCGTGTACGCCAGTTCCCCCTGGGCGACCTGCACGATATGTATGAGAAGACCCTGGCGGTTTGGGGCCCGGCGCTGAAGGGCAAAACTTTTTGTGTACGGGTAAAGCGCACCGGCAAGCACGACTTCCAGTCCCTGGATGTGGAACAGTATGTGGGTGGTGGCCTCAACAAGAATACGGAGGCGGCCGGGGTAAAACTGAAGAACCCGGATATCACCGTGAAGCTGGAAGTCCGCCACGACAAACTCAACGTGATCGAAGTTCAGCACCCCGGTCTCGGTGGCTTTCCGTTGGGCACACAGGACCCGGTGCTATCACTGGTATCCGGCGGTTTTGACTCTACCGTTGCCAGCTACCTGATGATGAAGCGCGGTCTGCGTACCCATTTCCTGTTTTTCAACCTTGGTGGGCGCCAGCATGAGCTGGGCGTGAAGGAAGTGGCCTACTACCTATGGAATAAATACGGTGCTTCCCATCGGGTGCGTTTCGTGACAGTGCCATTTGATGAGGTAGTGGCGGAAATTCTCGAGCGCGTCGACGACTCCCATATGGGCGTAATTTTAAAGCGCATGATGTTGCGTGCCGCCGATGTCATTTCCAAGGAGCTGGAAGTGGACGCTGTAGTAACCGGCGAAGCCATTGCCCAGGTATCCAGCCAGACCCTGAAGAACCTGGCAGTGATCGATAGTGTCACTAATACCCTGGTTCTGCGCCCGCTGATTACCACCGATAAAACTGACATTATCCGTACCTCCAGGGCAATCGGCACAGAAGAATTCGCGGCAAATATGCCCGAATATTGTGGCGTAATCTCGGTCAAACCCACCACTCGCGCGAAGATTGAGAAGGTGGAATCCGAGGAAAACCGCTTCGATTTCACCGTCCTCGATCGCGCTATCAGCAATCGTTCGATCCAGAATATCGACGAAGTCATCGAGGAGGTTGACGGCCAGGCGCCGGAAGTGGAAATTCGCGAAGAGCCCGGCAGTGCCGTGGTACTCGATATCCGCCACCCCGATGAGGAGGAAATGGACCCGCTGGAGCTGGAGGGCTGCGAAGTTCAGACCATCCCCTTCTACCGCCTCAACAACAGCTTCGCCCAATTGGATCAGGAGCGTGAATACCTACTCTATTGTGCCCGCGGTGTTATGAGCCGGCTGCATGCCTCTCACCTGATGGATGAGGGCTTCCGCAATGTCGGTGTGCTGCGCCCGCAGCTCCCGCACAGGCCGGAAGGTATCAAGAAGTAA
- a CDS encoding DUF4124 domain-containing protein: MRLLQALFLVIPMVALAGTDGGSGSGAIYKVIGPDGQVTFSDTPPANGDAQKVELAPINVQPIALPRTQPTRKLSPKNEGRDEGSKEGSSGPVSIQIVSPIDGATIPPGQRFIPLQVDVQPAYPEGASFFAVVDGQPWSGSSAGSNLDISALERGSHSVQAVLVNASGQVLARSQVITVYVKRPSVAQLDNTNPQAPRVPKASLLGSSLAQSQSQP, translated from the coding sequence ATGAGACTGCTTCAGGCACTTTTCCTTGTCATCCCCATGGTTGCCCTGGCTGGTACTGACGGTGGCAGTGGTTCTGGCGCCATCTACAAGGTTATCGGTCCCGATGGCCAGGTCACTTTCAGCGATACACCGCCTGCCAATGGCGATGCACAAAAGGTCGAACTGGCCCCAATTAATGTTCAGCCGATTGCTCTGCCGCGTACGCAGCCAACCCGCAAGCTCTCTCCAAAAAATGAGGGGAGAGATGAAGGCAGCAAAGAGGGCAGCTCCGGTCCAGTTTCCATCCAGATTGTGAGTCCGATTGACGGCGCCACTATTCCTCCGGGACAGCGCTTTATTCCCCTGCAAGTGGATGTGCAGCCGGCCTATCCAGAAGGCGCCAGTTTTTTTGCGGTGGTAGATGGTCAACCGTGGAGTGGTAGCTCTGCGGGCTCAAACTTAGATATATCAGCTCTGGAGCGCGGCAGTCACAGCGTGCAGGCGGTGCTTGTCAATGCCAGTGGGCAAGTACTGGCCCGCTCCCAGGTAATTACCGTTTATGTGAAGCGCCCCAGTGTGGCCCAACTGGACAACACTAACCCTCAGGCACCCCGGGTGCCCAAAGCTTCACTACTTGGATCCAGCCTGGCCCAGTCACAATCTCAGCCCTGA
- the typA gene encoding translational GTPase TypA: MIDNLRNIAIIAHVDHGKTTLVDKLLSQSGTLDRRDEGAERVMDSNDQERERGITILAKNTAIRWNDYRINIVDTPGHADFGGEVERVLSMVDSVLLLVDAVDGPMPQTRFVTQKAFEQGLNPIVVINKIDRPGARPDWVMDQVFDLFDSLGATDEQLDFPVVYASALNGIAGLDDTDMADDMTPLFQMIVDKVEPPKVDPTGAFQMQISALDYSSYVGVIGVGRITRGTLKPNQQVVVLDREGNSRKAKVLQVMGYLGLERVEVEQASAGDIVCITGVGELNISDTLCDVDTPEALPALSVDEPTVSMTFQVNDSPFAGQDGKYVTSRNIKERLDQELIHNVALRVEQGDSPDKFKVSGRGELHLSVLIESMRREGFELGVSRPEVVQREVDGEIHEPYEQVVIDVEEPHQGPIMEELGLRKADLTNMEPDGKGRVRLTFIVPSRGMIGFRSQFLTITSGSGIMTSIFDHYGPVKQGEVAKRINGVLVSMVKGKTLAYGLFALQDRGRLFLGHGEEVYEGQIVGIHSRGNDLVVNPTKAKQLTNVRASGTDDALTLSPPIRHTLEQALEFIEDDELVEVTPNFIRLRKKILQENMRKRAKK, translated from the coding sequence GTGATAGACAATCTGCGCAATATTGCGATTATCGCCCACGTAGACCACGGCAAAACCACCCTGGTGGACAAGCTGCTGTCCCAGTCCGGCACCCTCGACCGCCGCGACGAAGGCGCCGAGCGGGTCATGGACTCCAACGATCAAGAGCGTGAGCGCGGCATCACCATCCTGGCGAAGAACACCGCTATTCGCTGGAACGACTACCGCATCAATATCGTCGACACTCCCGGGCACGCCGACTTCGGCGGTGAGGTAGAGCGCGTGCTGTCCATGGTCGACTCAGTATTACTGCTCGTCGATGCTGTGGACGGCCCTATGCCGCAGACCCGCTTCGTTACCCAGAAAGCCTTTGAGCAGGGCCTCAACCCTATCGTGGTCATCAATAAAATCGACCGCCCTGGCGCCCGCCCGGATTGGGTAATGGACCAGGTTTTCGACCTGTTCGACAGCCTCGGTGCCACCGATGAACAACTCGATTTCCCGGTAGTCTACGCCTCTGCCCTGAACGGCATTGCCGGCCTCGACGATACCGACATGGCGGACGATATGACGCCTCTGTTCCAGATGATTGTGGACAAGGTTGAGCCGCCCAAAGTCGACCCTACCGGCGCCTTCCAGATGCAGATTTCCGCCCTGGATTATTCCAGCTATGTCGGCGTGATCGGCGTTGGTCGTATCACTCGCGGTACCCTGAAGCCCAATCAACAGGTTGTAGTACTGGACCGCGAAGGCAATTCGCGCAAGGCCAAGGTACTTCAGGTTATGGGCTACCTGGGTCTGGAGCGTGTCGAGGTTGAGCAGGCTAGTGCCGGCGACATCGTCTGCATCACCGGTGTGGGCGAGTTGAATATCTCCGACACCTTGTGTGATGTCGACACCCCGGAAGCCCTGCCCGCCCTGAGCGTGGACGAGCCCACCGTGAGCATGACTTTCCAGGTCAACGACTCTCCCTTTGCCGGTCAGGACGGCAAGTACGTCACCTCCCGCAATATCAAAGAGCGCCTGGACCAGGAGCTGATCCACAACGTGGCTCTGCGCGTAGAGCAAGGCGACTCCCCGGATAAATTCAAGGTTTCCGGCCGTGGCGAGCTGCACTTGTCTGTTCTGATCGAATCCATGCGCCGCGAAGGTTTTGAATTGGGTGTATCCCGCCCCGAAGTGGTGCAGAGAGAAGTTGACGGAGAAATCCACGAACCCTATGAGCAGGTGGTTATCGACGTTGAGGAACCACACCAGGGTCCGATTATGGAAGAGCTGGGTCTGCGTAAGGCCGACCTCACCAATATGGAACCGGACGGCAAAGGCCGCGTGCGCCTGACCTTTATCGTGCCCTCCCGCGGCATGATCGGCTTCCGCTCGCAGTTCCTCACCATCACCAGTGGTTCCGGCATCATGACCAGCATCTTCGACCACTACGGTCCGGTGAAGCAGGGCGAAGTGGCCAAACGTATCAACGGTGTTCTGGTTTCCATGGTCAAAGGCAAGACCCTCGCCTACGGCCTGTTCGCTCTGCAAGACCGCGGTCGCTTGTTCCTGGGCCATGGTGAAGAAGTCTATGAAGGTCAGATCGTCGGTATTCACTCCCGCGGCAACGATCTCGTGGTTAACCCCACCAAAGCCAAGCAGCTAACCAACGTGCGCGCTTCCGGTACCGATGACGCACTCACCCTGTCGCCGCCTATTCGCCACACCCTTGAGCAGGCGCTGGAATTTATCGAAGATGATGAACTGGTAGAGGTAACACCAAACTTTATCCGTTTGCGCAAGAAAATCCTGCAGGAAAATATGCGCAAGCGCGCGAAGAAATGA
- a CDS encoding macro domain-containing protein: MTQIDLTWGDILTLRGDALACPAHKHLICGRGLSAQIFALGGRELEQQCKKQPECAVGEARITKAFHLPVDYLLHTVTPQWSSGDQWGAQAIKQLRYCYESVLDLAEKKALKHILFPALGAGTNRFPHVIAAHQALEVLHEYTDKFEQITVCLHSPTALSEWQSVERRFFRV, encoded by the coding sequence GTGACACAAATTGATCTGACTTGGGGCGATATTCTGACCTTGCGTGGTGATGCACTCGCATGCCCTGCACATAAACACCTTATTTGTGGACGTGGGCTTTCCGCTCAAATTTTTGCCCTGGGTGGTAGAGAGCTTGAGCAACAGTGTAAAAAACAACCGGAATGTGCGGTGGGGGAGGCGCGTATCACCAAAGCTTTCCACCTGCCAGTGGATTATCTGTTGCATACGGTTACACCACAGTGGAGTAGTGGTGATCAATGGGGTGCTCAGGCGATAAAACAGCTACGATATTGCTACGAAAGTGTGCTTGACCTGGCAGAAAAAAAAGCCCTTAAGCATATTCTTTTTCCTGCACTTGGAGCAGGTACTAATCGATTTCCCCATGTGATTGCCGCACACCAGGCTTTGGAAGTACTGCATGAGTATACTGATAAGTTCGAGCAAATTACGGTTTGCCTGCATTCTCCAACTGCTTTGAGCGAGTGGCAAAGTGTTGAACGAAGATTCTTTAGAGTTTGA
- a CDS encoding diguanylate cyclase encodes MNTGYNKQNPSMATPMKELERIDLRRRIMASSYMLIFAMAVTGAMAVIALTAADILQAITLSAAAVVILGAYVAINVMGPSEKTPLLVGILLLVLYFYLLLSGGVNNTGLMWAVMLVPGFINLYGYKTGTVALIAIGTVTATALFYPNFPGLTAEYDTAYRARFIAVFGALTALTALLDSSRHHTQQLLQRLTGELEKNASTDTLTGLANRREAYRAIHDMERRNKELRDRYVILIGDLDNFKTINDTHGHAFGDRILQDVAKILRSNTRTEDIVARWGGEEFLLLLPNTDVRGGSVLAEKLRRKVEALSRRYVQSVKVSISFGLVEGSSNGNPHNQLLAEADKRMYRAKNSGRNQVVAA; translated from the coding sequence ATGAACACAGGGTATAACAAACAGAATCCCTCGATGGCCACACCGATGAAGGAGCTGGAGCGTATAGATCTGCGCCGCCGTATCATGGCGTCATCCTATATGTTGATATTCGCGATGGCGGTAACTGGTGCCATGGCAGTAATTGCCCTGACTGCTGCCGATATCCTGCAAGCCATTACTCTCTCTGCCGCAGCGGTAGTTATTTTGGGCGCTTATGTCGCAATCAATGTAATGGGTCCCAGCGAAAAGACGCCACTTTTGGTCGGAATCCTGTTACTGGTACTCTATTTCTATTTGTTGTTATCTGGTGGAGTAAATAATACTGGTTTGATGTGGGCAGTCATGCTGGTACCAGGCTTTATCAACCTCTACGGTTATAAGACCGGCACCGTCGCACTCATCGCTATTGGCACAGTTACCGCCACCGCACTTTTCTACCCTAATTTTCCCGGCCTGACCGCAGAATATGATACCGCTTATCGCGCGCGCTTTATTGCAGTGTTTGGCGCCCTTACCGCACTGACAGCTCTGCTCGACAGCAGTCGCCACCACACTCAACAACTGCTGCAAAGGCTGACAGGGGAGCTGGAGAAAAACGCTTCCACGGACACCCTAACCGGCCTCGCCAATCGCCGTGAAGCCTATCGCGCAATTCATGATATGGAGCGCCGCAACAAGGAGCTGCGCGACCGATATGTGATCCTGATTGGTGACCTGGATAATTTTAAAACGATAAACGATACCCACGGTCACGCTTTTGGTGATCGCATATTACAGGATGTTGCCAAGATCCTTCGGAGCAATACACGTACGGAGGATATTGTAGCGCGCTGGGGTGGTGAAGAATTCCTACTGCTATTGCCCAATACCGACGTACGCGGAGGCAGTGTTTTGGCGGAAAAATTGCGCCGCAAGGTGGAGGCATTAAGCCGCCGCTATGTACAGTCAGTCAAAGTTTCCATCAGCTTCGGATTAGTTGAGGGCAGCAGTAACGGCAACCCTCATAACCAGCTGTTGGCAGAGGCAGACAAACGTATGTACCGTGCCAAGAACAGCGGCCGCAACCAGGTGGTGGCGGCCTGA
- a CDS encoding VIT1/CCC1 transporter family protein, translating to MTDRERGSDKLSRQALLKEHRPERIRARLGREPRSQRVSDFVLGAIDGCVTTFAIVAGAFGAGFSESVVLVMGFANLIADGFSMAVSNYEAVSVERDQAAAAARTERQHIDLVPEGEREEIRQIFQRKGFRGQVLDEIVATITANRQLWVDTMLTEEYGISRSARRPLGSALVTFVAFIGVGTAPLLPYLVSPLSTSEQFYGSAALAASTFFAIGLCKGLVFSQHVLAAGIKTLIFGGGAALLALGVGFFLRGFIG from the coding sequence ATGACAGATAGGGAAAGGGGTTCCGACAAACTTTCCAGGCAGGCACTGCTCAAGGAGCACCGCCCCGAGCGCATCCGCGCCCGTTTGGGCAGGGAACCGAGATCACAGCGGGTTTCAGATTTTGTTCTCGGGGCTATCGATGGCTGTGTCACTACCTTTGCCATAGTTGCCGGTGCTTTTGGTGCGGGATTCTCAGAATCGGTAGTATTGGTAATGGGCTTCGCTAACTTGATCGCCGATGGTTTTAGCATGGCGGTTAGTAACTACGAGGCTGTGAGCGTAGAGCGGGATCAGGCAGCGGCAGCTGCCCGCACTGAACGCCAGCATATCGACCTGGTGCCGGAGGGGGAGCGCGAGGAGATTCGCCAGATTTTTCAGCGCAAGGGGTTTCGCGGGCAGGTCCTGGATGAGATTGTTGCGACTATTACCGCTAATCGCCAGCTATGGGTAGATACCATGCTGACGGAGGAATATGGGATCAGTCGCTCAGCGCGTAGGCCCCTAGGTTCTGCATTGGTGACTTTTGTGGCGTTTATCGGGGTTGGTACTGCGCCACTCCTGCCCTATCTAGTTTCCCCTCTCAGTACTTCTGAACAGTTCTACGGCAGCGCTGCCCTGGCGGCCAGTACCTTCTTTGCCATTGGTTTATGTAAGGGGCTGGTGTTCTCCCAACACGTGCTGGCTGCGGGCATCAAAACCCTGATTTTTGGTGGGGGTGCGGCCCTGCTTGCCCTGGGGGTGGGTTTCTTCCTGCGCGGTTTTATCGGCTGA